One Triticum dicoccoides isolate Atlit2015 ecotype Zavitan chromosome 5B, WEW_v2.0, whole genome shotgun sequence genomic window carries:
- the LOC119312251 gene encoding succinate dehydrogenase assembly factor 2, mitochondrial-like: MAATLLRRALQLRRALPSPASSRALLPAASSRLLSVTASTQQNTAGTAIDLSNDESRRRLVNSLMYRSKQRGFLELDLVLGTWVEQHVRSMDEANIRSLLQILDLENPDLWKWLTGQEQPPETVNSNPVFAAIKSKVTDNLSKHSSPETRSAPGQPWVRGWDDKDKRGLDGPKYGNQ; this comes from the exons ATGGCGGCTACGCTCCTCCGCCGGGCGCTCCAGCTCCGCCGCGCCCTCCCCTCTCCAGCTTCCTCGCgcgccctcctccccgcggcctccAGCCGTCTCCTCTCCGTCACCGCCTCCACCCAGCAGAACACCGCCGGCACCGCCATCGACCTCTCCAACGacgagagccgccgccgcctcgtcaacAG TCTGATGTACAGGAGCAAGCAGAGGGGCTTCCTGGAGCTGGACCTGGTGCTCGGGACCTGGGTGGAGCAGCACGTCCGCTCCATGGACGAGGCCAACATCCGCTCCCTGCTTCAGATCCTCGACCTC GAGAACCCAGACTTGTGGAAATGGCTTACTGGTCAAGAGCAACCGCCAGAGACTGTAAACTCTAATCCT GTATTTGCTGCCATTAAGTCGAAGGTCACGGATAACCTGAGCAAGCACTCTTCCCCAGAGACCCGGTCAGCGCCTGGCCAGCCTTGGGTGAGAGGGTGGGATGACAAGGACAAGAGGGGTCTGGATGGACCCAAGTATGGAAACCAGTGA